Proteins encoded together in one Benincasa hispida cultivar B227 chromosome 1, ASM972705v1, whole genome shotgun sequence window:
- the LOC120072315 gene encoding WRKY transcription factor 22, whose amino-acid sequence MEVDWDLHAVVRGYSAVSSTATIIPSSSSSSSNNSIPFSFSRDLTNQTKNHFFSLQDPFQPPNCNSTQELHELFKPFFPKSQPSPPPPPPPPAPPLLSSPAAKILTPPKQQQSTHLPKQLHSTSVSAPRSKRRKNQLKKVCQVPAESLSSDIWAWRKYGQKPIKGSPYPRGYYRCSSSKGCMARKQVERNRSDPGMFIVTYTAEHNHPAPTHRNSLAGSTRQKPITPTPTASGSGKPDPKQPVCSSEEQSTITESKEEKEELLMAEDEEDDDLGVSDLIVNDDFYVGFEELDSPITDDCFSDPFPANFDLPWLFNGNPDSEIVKLPC is encoded by the exons ATGGAAGTCGATTGGGATCTTCACGCCGTCGTCAGAGGCTACTCCGCCGTGTCCTCCACCGCCACCATCattccctcttcttcttcttcctcttccaataaCTCCATCCCTTTTTCTTTTAGCAGAGACCTAACCAACCAAACAAAAAATCATTTCTTCTCCCTTCAAGATCCATTTCAACCACCTAATTGCAATTCCACTCAAGAATTGCATGAGCTTTTCAAACCCTTTTTCCCCAAATCTCAACCCTCTCCTCCGCCGCCTCCTCCACCGCCTGCTCCGCCGCTTCTTTCCTCTCCGGCTGCTAAAATTCTGACCCCTCCGAAGCAACAACAGAGCACCCATCTCCCCAAACAGCTCCATTCAACCTCTGTTTCTGCTCCGAGATCCAAACGCCG GAAGAATCAGCTGAAGAAAGTCTGCCAAGTTCCGGCGGAGTCTCTGTCTTCGGATATTTGGGCTTGGCGAAAATATGGCCAAAAACCCATTAAAGGATCTCCATATCCAAG GGGATATTACAGATGTAGCAGTTCGAAGGGTTGCATGGCCAGAAAACAAGTCGAGAGGAACAGATCCGACCCGGGAATGTTCATAGTCACTTACACGGCGGAGCACAACCACCCGGCGCCGACTCACCGGAACTCCCTCGCCGGCTCCACTCGTCAGAAACCCATCACACCGACGCCCACCGCTTCCGGATCTGGAAAACCCGACCCGAAACAGCCGGTTTGCTCGTCGGAAGAACAGAGTACGATCACAGAGAGCaaagaagagaaagaggaaCTATTAATGGCtgaagatgaagaagacgaCGATCTGGGGGTCTCCGATTTGATCGTCAACGACGATTTCTATGTGGGTTTTGAAGAACTCGACAGCCCAATCACGGACGACTGTTTTTCTGATCCGTTTCCGGCGAATTTTGACCTTCCATGGTTGTTTAATGGAAACCCAGACAGCGAAATTGTAAAACTCCCCTGTTAA